ACCCACTTCAGCGGTCTCGTCTTCGGGAACCAGGATCTGTTCCAGGATGCCGGCAAACGGCGACGGAATTTCGGTGTCGACCTTGTCGGTGGAGACCTCCAACAGGGGCTCGTCGACCTCAACTCGTTCGCCGACCTGTTTGAGCCATCGCGTGACGGTTCCTTCGGTGACGCTTTCACCCAGGGCGGGCAAGTTCACGGATTCAGACATTTCGTCCCCGTTCTCCTTTTTGTGCGGTGCCCACAAAAGCACCAAGCATAAAATTCATGAGTAATGATTGTTTGTATTTGAGCTTAGTGCACCCGGCGCGGGCGCCGGGTGCACTAAGCAAGGGTCCTGCTAGCCGTGGAGCGGTCGGCCGGCCAATGCCATGGCTGCCTCGCCCAGGGCTTCGTTTTGGGTGGGGTGCGCGTGGATGAGACCCGCAACGTCCTCCGGGTACGCTTCCCAGTTCACGATGAGCTGTGCCTCGCCGATCTGCTCGCCTACACGGGTGCCGATCATGTGCACGCCCACCACTGGGCCGTCCTTCTCGCGAATGAACTTGATGATGCCGCCGGTGCCCAGGATGGCGCTCTTGCCGTTGCCGGCCAGGTTGTACTCGGTGGTTTCAACTTTGTCGTCGCCGAACTTTGCCTTGGCCTGCGGTTCGTTCAGGCCCACGGAGGCGATCTCGGGATCGCAGAACGTTACCTTGGGGACGTTGATGTCCTCCACCACGACGGGGTTCAGGCCCGCGATTTCTTCGGCCACGAAGATGCCCTGCTGGAAGCCGCGGTGGGCCAGCTGGACGCCCGGGACGATGTCGCCGACGGCGTAGATGTTGCCGACGCCGGTGTGCAGGCGCTCGTTGGTGATGACAAAGCCGCGGTCGATGGTGACGCCGGCTTCCTCAAATCCAAGGCCCGCGGTGGACGGGCCGCGGCCGACGGCGACGAGCATGAGGTCCGCCTGGAAGGTCTTGCCGTCCACGAGGGTGGCCTTGACGCCGTCGTCGTTCTGCTCGACGCCTTGGAAGAAGGTGCCGGTGTTGAACTTGATGCCGCGCTTGCGGAAGGTGCGCTCGAGGACCTTGATGATGGCGGGGTCTTCATTGGGGACCAGCGACGGCAGGC
This genomic stretch from Arthrobacter dokdonellae harbors:
- the lpdA gene encoding dihydrolipoyl dehydrogenase produces the protein MAEQAAGQEFDILILGGGSGGYAAALRAVQLGLTVGLVEKNKLGGTCLHNGCIPTKALLHSAEVADHARDGAKVGVNVELTGIDMNAVNAYKDGIVAGKYKGLQGLIKGKGITVIDGEGKLTAANTVTVNGVDYTGKNIVLATGSYSRSLPGLEIGGKVITSDQALTMDYVPKSVIVLGGGVIGVEFASVWKSFGVDVTIVEGLPSLVPNEDPAIIKVLERTFRKRGIKFNTGTFFQGVEQNDDGVKATLVDGKTFQADLMLVAVGRGPSTAGLGFEEAGVTIDRGFVITNERLHTGVGNIYAVGDIVPGVQLAHRGFQQGIFVAEEIAGLNPVVVEDINVPKVTFCDPEIASVGLNEPQAKAKFGDDKVETTEYNLAGNGKSAILGTGGIIKFIREKDGPVVGVHMIGTRVGEQIGEAQLIVNWEAYPEDVAGLIHAHPTQNEALGEAAMALAGRPLHG